Below is a window of Petrotoga sp. 9PWA.NaAc.5.4 DNA.
CCATCATTTTCTCCTTTTGTTGTAGGATTTGAGTTTATATCTAATTAAATTATACCATAATAGCGAAAGTTTTGACTGTAAAATAAAAATCCCTCTTGTTTCATCTTCTGGATAAGGAAACAAAAAGGAAATGATAAAAGTAAGATTTCTTTATTTATTCTCCAATAACAGGGAATCAGGCCGGACTTTTACATTTATAAATTTGAATGAAAATTTTTGCGGGCAAGAATTAATCGAATTTTATAATAATTTACTTGTCTCAACCATTATGCACTTTATTAAAGAATAATCGACATCTTTTAAACCTTCAAGATAATTTTCAATTTCTTCTGATTCTGCTCCTGGTTGAAACCAAAATTTTCTGAATCCTACTTCATATGCTTCTTTAAGGATTTTTATTCCAAGTTGGGGTGGAATAACAAAAACCATCAAATCAATTTTTTCTTTAGGAAGATCTTTTATTGATTTGTAAGTTTTTATTCCTTCAATTTCATCATGATTGGGGTTTACTAAATAGACTGTGTATCCTTTTTTTGTTAGATCTTTAAATATTTTATATCCAAATTTTTCTTTATTTGGCGAGGCACCAATTAATGCGATGTTTTTTATATTTTTTAAATCTATTATCATAATTTTTCACTCCTGTTATGGTAGCTTTTAAGCGCTTCTTCAAAGGTATGCCATGCTAAAGTAAAACATTTTGTTCTCATTGGAAAGTTTGATATATCAGAAAAAATTCCCACTCCATCGATTAATTCTTTATTAAAATCATTGCCTTGAGACATATTTATAACCTCTTCAAATATTTGCGTTGCCTCTTGCAATGTTTTTCCTTCTAATATTTCACACATCATTGCAGCCGAAGCTTGACTTATGATACAACCATGGCCAAGAAAAGAAATTTCTTCTATAACATCATCTTTTACTTTTACAAATAAAGTAATTTCATCGCCACAAGACATGTTCTTTCCTTCGGATTTACTCGCAGAAGATATTTCTTTTTTGTACTTACTATTTTTTGCGTAATCCAAAATTATATCTGAGTATAAATCTTCTAATCCTATTTTAACCACTCCCAAACTTTTTTTAATCCTAATATAAGTTTGTCAATGTCTTCTTTTTCATTATATATGTAAAAACTTATTCTGCAGGTCGATTTTACTCCCAACTCTTCCATTATCGGCTGAGCACAATGATGCCCGCTTCTTATGGCTATTCCGTATAAATCATTCAAGAGCTGGGATACATCATGTGGATGAATTCCTTTCACATTGAAAGATACGATGGAACATTGGCTTTCGTTTTTTGGACCGTAAATTTCCAAAAAATTCAATAACTTTAATTGTTCTATTGCATAATCAGTCAATATTTTATCGTGTTCTTTAATATTCTGCATTCCTATATCTTCTAATATTTCTATTGCTTTAGCTAAACCTACCGCACCATCAACGTTAGGTGTTCCAGCTTCAAATTTATAGGGTAAGATATTAAAAGATGTATCTTTTGTAGTAACTTTATCTATCATTTCACCGCCAAATAAAAAAGGGTTTATCTTATTTAAATACTCTTTTTTACCAAATAAAACCCCAACTCCTGTGGGGCCAAGCATTTTATGGCCTGAAAATACCAAAAAATCTGCGTCCATTTTTTTTACGTTTGTTGGAAGATGTGGAACAGATTGAGCTCCATCAACGACAATTATTATATCTTTTCTGATTTGTCTAACTTTACTTATTAATTCTTCTATCGGAATTACTTGTCCTGTAACATTTGAAACCGCGGTTATACTTATTACCCTTGTTTTATGAGAAATATATGTTAAATAATCGTCAAAATTAAAAATCCCATTTTTTGCTTGGTAGTATTTTACTCTTATATTAAAAATTTTGCCTATCTGCTGCCATGGAACAAAGTTAGCATGATGTTCCAAAGTTGTTATAAGGATTTCTTCTTCAGGTTGAATAATCTTAGATGTAGCCAGTGAATACGCAATTAAGTTTATTGATTCGGTCGCACCTTTTGTAAAAATTATTTCTTCATTTTCTGCGTCTATAAAATTTGCAACTCTCTCTCTTGCATCTTCGTACATCTTGGTAGCCTCAGCAGCTAAAGTATGAGAAGATCTATGAACATTAGCATGATGATTTAAACTATACTCACATACAGCGTCCATAACTTCTTTAGATCTTAAAGTAGTCGCTGCATTATCAAGGTAAATTAAATCATGTCCATTTATCTTTCTTTTTAAGGCAGGAAATAACTCTTTATATTCTTTGGAAGACAGCATCTTTTACCTCCTGACTTATGTCTTCCACAAAAGTTTTCACTGTTTCTATAGCCGGCTCGAATATACCGTAAGCTATGAGTCTTTTTGCTTCTTCTAAAGAAAATCCACGTGTCATAAGATAATATAATTTTTCTTTTTCTATAGTTCCTACACTTGCAGCATGGGCAGCGTTTACTTCGTTTTCATCTACTATTAGGCTCGGGATGGCCTCCGCTTTAGCTTTTTCTGAAAGAGTAAGCGTATATTCTGATTCCGACGCACTCGCTTCCTTTGCCCCTCTTTTCAAATCGAGGAATCCTCTAAATATGGCTTTTGATTCGTCTTTTATAACTCCTTTCCCGTTTATAATACCTACTGTTTCAGGAGCATAGAACCTCAATAAATAAAGCATATCTATTACATTTTTACGGCTTCCAAGAAAATAAGGGTAAAGTGAAGCATTAGCTCCTTTTTCTGATAATCTAAAAACTATATGAGGTGCTGAAATTTTACCTCCAACCTGTATATCTGTGACTTTTACATGAGCATTTTCTTTTACTTCTAACAAAATATTGTCAATATTGATATCGTTATCACCATTTAGATTAATGTTTATCAATTCAAAAGAAGCATTTTCATGGATAATAATCCTATTAGAGGTAGTCTTAAACCCTTCTTCAAAGTTCTTAGATCTTACAATTCTTATAACAGTTGCTCGAGAGTTCGGCTTTATATTGTAAACAGAGGTTTCATATATAGGAAATTTCCAATCATAATTAATTATAACGGGATCTAAACTTTCTCCTTCCTCAGTTTTTAAATAAAATCCTGTATTAGAAAAGGCTTCCGCCATTAAAAGAAATTTCCTGTGGGCACCCTCAAAATCATATTTTGCAAGTATTTCTATGCCTTCTTCATCGATTCCGTTTATTCCTTTTATTTTTCCTTTAACACTCACAGGAACAACAGAAACATATTTTAAAGGCTCATACCCATTTAGATTTGATCTTTTCCATTTAGGAAAGCCCCAATTTTTATATGCTTCATATCTATAACTCTTATATGTTTTTAATAAATCGCTTGATATATGCTCCAATGAAGATTGAAATTCAAATTCTCCATAATCTCTTTTAGGTTTTATTTGAGGCACTTGCCATTCAACTGCTTTTAAGTTGTTATGTCTCATATCTATTGCTTTTTCAAATATTGTATCCAATGATATTCACTCCTCACCCTATTGATGATTCTATTTCCAAATTCAAAAGTCTGTTTAATTCTATAGCGTATTCAAGAGGCAATTCTTTTGCGAATGGTTCCACAAAACCTCTAACAATCATAGCCTTGGCTTCTGCTTCACTAAGCCCTCTACTCATTAAGTAATATATTTGTTCTTCTTTTATTCTTCCAATACGTGCTTCGTGCCCAACATCTGCATCATCTGTATATACCTCAATGAGAGGAACTGTATCACTTTTTGAAATGTTATCAAGCATAAGAGCTTGACAAGCAACAGAAGCTTTAGCGCCTTTAGCATTTTCACCTATTTTCAACCAACCTCTATAAAAAGCCCAACCTCCACCTATGCTTATACTCCTTGCATCAACGTTAGCGCTTGTATAGGGTGCAAACATGAATACTTTTGATCCAGAGTCCATATGTTGATTTGGACCAGCATAAGTAATAGCTTTAGTTTCGGTCTTGGCACCTTTTCCTTTAAGTATAGAAGAAGGATAAATCATTGTTTTATGACTTCCAAGCGATCCTGAAACCCATTCCATAATTCCATCTTCTTCTACTATAGCTCTTTTTGTATTTAAATTGTATGTATTTTTGCTCCAATTTTGTATTGTAGCATATTTCACCCTTGCACCTTTTTTAACGTATATTTCAACCATTCCTGCATGCAAGTTAGTT
It encodes the following:
- a CDS encoding SufS family cysteine desulfurase codes for the protein MLSSKEYKELFPALKRKINGHDLIYLDNAATTLRSKEVMDAVCEYSLNHHANVHRSSHTLAAEATKMYEDARERVANFIDAENEEIIFTKGATESINLIAYSLATSKIIQPEEEILITTLEHHANFVPWQQIGKIFNIRVKYYQAKNGIFNFDDYLTYISHKTRVISITAVSNVTGQVIPIEELISKVRQIRKDIIIVVDGAQSVPHLPTNVKKMDADFLVFSGHKMLGPTGVGVLFGKKEYLNKINPFLFGGEMIDKVTTKDTSFNILPYKFEAGTPNVDGAVGLAKAIEILEDIGMQNIKEHDKILTDYAIEQLKLLNFLEIYGPKNESQCSIVSFNVKGIHPHDVSQLLNDLYGIAIRSGHHCAQPIMEELGVKSTCRISFYIYNEKEDIDKLILGLKKVWEWLK
- the sufU gene encoding Fe-S cluster assembly sulfur transfer protein SufU: MVKIGLEDLYSDIILDYAKNSKYKKEISSASKSEGKNMSCGDEITLFVKVKDDVIEEISFLGHGCIISQASAAMMCEILEGKTLQEATQIFEEVINMSQGNDFNKELIDGVGIFSDISNFPMRTKCFTLAWHTFEEALKSYHNRSEKL
- a CDS encoding SufD family Fe-S cluster assembly protein encodes the protein MDTIFEKAIDMRHNNLKAVEWQVPQIKPKRDYGEFEFQSSLEHISSDLLKTYKSYRYEAYKNWGFPKWKRSNLNGYEPLKYVSVVPVSVKGKIKGINGIDEEGIEILAKYDFEGAHRKFLLMAEAFSNTGFYLKTEEGESLDPVIINYDWKFPIYETSVYNIKPNSRATVIRIVRSKNFEEGFKTTSNRIIIHENASFELININLNGDNDINIDNILLEVKENAHVKVTDIQVGGKISAPHIVFRLSEKGANASLYPYFLGSRKNVIDMLYLLRFYAPETVGIINGKGVIKDESKAIFRGFLDLKRGAKEASASESEYTLTLSEKAKAEAIPSLIVDENEVNAAHAASVGTIEKEKLYYLMTRGFSLEEAKRLIAYGIFEPAIETVKTFVEDISQEVKDAVFQRI
- a CDS encoding CoA-binding protein; the protein is MDLKNIKNIALIGASPNKEKFGYKIFKDLTKKGYTVYLVNPNHDEIEGIKTYKSIKDLPKEKIDLMVFVIPPQLGIKILKEAYEVGFRKFWFQPGAESEEIENYLEGLKDVDYSLIKCIMVETSKLL